In Labilibaculum sp. DW002, the genomic window TCTTTCAGATAGAAATCTTTATTCTTATTTAATTACTTGAATTTTACTAGACATTACTTTATCATCCAATGTTACACGAACAATATAAAGTCCTGCCTCCAAGGATCCAAATTGAATCGTATTGGTTCCTGCATTGCGATCTTTTTTCACAAATACTGTTCTTCCACTTAAATCGAGAATTTCCAATGAATAATTCTGCGATAAATTCCCAAGTTGAAGGTTGAACTCATCTCTACATGGATTAGGATAAATCTTCATCTGATCTACTTCCTGATTAATCGTTTCGACATCAGTGATAATCATTTCCACTTCTTTTGTATTCGATTGGAATGGAGAATCAAACATGTAACCAATAATATAAACACTATAAACACCAGCATCTTTAGCATATATTTCATAATAAGCTGTGCCTACTGCAGGACTGTTTACCGTCTTGAATATTTCGTCGTTAACATAGATTTCAAACTTATCGAATAGAACAGGAATCTCTACTCCAAGATTTAATCTATACTCCGCAATAACTTCTAATAAACTAACTGTTGGAATTTTATCCTCTACTACTACTTCTTCTTCGTTCGATTTAAAAGGCTCATCACTAATATAACCAATTACGTAAGATTTGTAAGTTCCAGCTTGATCAACAGTAATAGGGAAAGTTTGCTCTCCTTTTTCAGGAGTATCAATAGTTTGGTGTACAACTCCATTTAGGTAAATTTCCAACTTATCGTAATCAACTTTTACATCAATATTAAGGTTAATGATTTTATCCTGAACCTCTTTGTACTCTGAAATTTCTGGAATACGATCAATATCTGGAATATCTACACTCCAAACACCTCTACCGTGAGTTGCTATAACAACCTGCTTACCTACAATTTGCATATCATAAACAGAAACTGGAGGAAAGTTACTTTCCAAAGCATGCCATGAAACGCCATCATCAGTCGATTCAAATATTCCAATCTCAGTACCAGCCCACAGTGTTTTTGTATCACTAGGCATTACAATCATACAATGAGTTACAACATCTGGAAAACCATTCGTACTCACCTCACCTGTTCCAAATCCTGAAATATCTTCCCAGTTTTGACCAAGATCTGTAGTTCTTAATATTTTAGGTGAATTACTGTTAGAAAATAGTAAATAAGCTGTTGATGCTTGCGTTGGATGAGTTGAGATTCCACTAATATAAGCTCTCATATCCTTATCTGCATATTCATTTACTGCAGTATAAGTTTCACCTTCATCTTGTGAAACGTGGATCTTAAAATCTCCATCATTTACCATTCCTGCTCCGGCCCATACAATGTTAGCATCTGCTAGAGATACCTCTACGTTATGCTGGCTATTAACTCCTCCCCAAAAGGATTCAATTGCTTTAAGTGTCCAGTTAGCTCCAAAATCAGTAGATTTATAAACCCCTTCTTTCGCAACCGCAAAAACAACATCTGGATTCCATTTAGAGGCTGATAACTTGGTAACAAAAGGACCATCGTCTTCAGTGATTCCTTGAACGCCTCCCCAAGTATCTCCACCATTAGTTGATCTGTAAATGGCATTATAATAAATACTACCCAAAAGCTTTTTAGAGTCTCTTCTATGCCATAAACATTCGAAGCCATCTCCTCCTAATCTAAAGAAGTAATTAGAGGTTGATGAAGCATCTTCCGCTGCAGCAGACTGCCATGTTCCGTTATCCTGCATTCCACCAATGTACTCGTTGGCATCAGGATTTTTAGCCACACCATAAAATTGAGTGGTAATGTAATTGTTCGGTTTTTGTGTAAATGTTACACCATTGTTTTCCGAAACACCTATTCCACCATCATTTCCATTAACAACCCAAAAATTACCATCTTCAAATGGAATAATTGTGATGTTGTGATGATCGGGGTGCAAGCCAGGAATCTTGGTGTCACCAAATCCAGCTCCTTGATCATATCTATTTGCGCCACCATTATTGCCATAAGCATCAGCAACACTTGTTTTTTCACCATCATATACTTCTACAGCTCCATATTCTACCACTACTTTTGAAGTAGGAAGGTTCGCCGCATCCCAAGTTGCACCTGCAGTTAACTCTGGCCAAATCATATAAAGTGCTTTGTTTAAATGTCCTCCAGCAACAGCAATACTTGCATTTGCCACATCAGCACTATAATCTATAGCATTAATAAAAATGTATTCTCGTCCCAAATCTCCATATGCATCACTTTCACCATCACGTGTATAAAGGTTAAATACTCCATCATTTTCCTGATCACGGAATGAAACCATTAGCTGTTTGTTATTGGTAATATCCCAAACTTGAAAAGGAACCTCAACATAATCTACATAAGTATATTCTGCCGCAGGAACTCCTGATGTTTTTTGATCAGGAATAGTAAAACGATGTGCTTTTTGAGTTAATCCAGCACCAAATCGGATTTCAACTGAAGTCCAATCGGTCGAAAGAACATTAGAACCTTCCTCAGTACTTAGACCACCATTTAAATGGCTTCCTCCGAAACTAACGAAAGAAAGAAAATCAGTATCTACAGTGTAGGCCGCTTTTACAGCAGAAGACTTTTCTGTGGCTGTTTTATTAAATGCTAGTTTCCACATATCTACACCAGCTACGAATACCACACTGTCTATAAATGGGTGCGCTTCAAGTGTATTGTCATATCCTCCTTGTCCACCAAGAAAATTCTGAGCATCATCAAACTTAGCCCAATTGTTTGCATTGTCTATTGAAAAGAATACCTCTGATACTTCATCAGAAATATCGATACTGGTATAAACAAAATTTCTATTTACAGGAGATACAGCAACTTCATAACGAGATCCTGTTGATAATCCCTTAGAGAAAACTTCCCAATTATCACCACCATCTACAGTTCGAAGAATTCCTTTTCTATTTTCCCCAGCAAAAATGGTATCTCTTGCTGTAGGATAAGCTGCTAAATCTTCCACTCCACTAACACTCTCATAAACTTGTGCCCAATCTGTGCCTCCATTAATCGTTTTAAATATTCCAGCTTCCGTAGCTGCTATTACGATTTCCGCGTTAATTGGATTTACAAAAAGACGATTCACATAACCGAATTTTTTATCTGTTGAAGTACTACTTAATTGGCTCCAACTTAATCCTCGATCAAGCGACTTCCATATCCCATTTCCGAGATTCTGAGCGCTTCCTGGAAAACTTTCTCCAGTACCAGCGTAAATAATATCATGATTAGAACTTGCCATGGCTAAAGCATTTACCGATAAATTGGTCAAATCGTCAGATAGATTTGTCCAGTTTTCAGCACCATCTGTTGTTCTCCAAATTCCTCCGGTAGCACTACCTGCAATCCAAGTAGTTTTGTTGACATCATCAGGATCAATAAGAATGGCTCTAGTACGACCTCCAACATTAGCAGGTCCGCGTTGAATAAATTCTAGGCCTACTTTTACACTTTTCAGTTTAGAACTATTTCCGCGAGCTTTCTGCAACTCTAATGTTTTATAGTTCATTTGATAACCAGATTCATTTTCACCAATCCTGGTTGTAATATCTTTAAAGTACTTACTGTACATGTCAGGCTTATTGGCTTTACTGTAGCCTACTTTTCTTTTCTCCTTTTTTTCTTGATACTGCTTTTGCCAAAATTCCTTAGGAGTAAATTCATTACTGGAAAATTGCTTTTCCGAATGTTGCGTGTAATTACTAATAAGAATTCCCGACAAGGTCAGGAGTCCGACAATTAGTAAGATGTGTTTTGTTTTCATAAATATAATAATTAGCTGGTTGTGATTTTCTATTTTGTTTTAGTTGAGGTCAAGCTTTTTTTTGATTTAAGATCAAAAATATAAGATGATTTCCCCGTATCAGTAGGATTAGTAATATATCCTTTCTGTTTGGTAATCAGAAGTTGTGTGTTGTTGTGCCAAGATATTTTAACATTAGCTATTTTTTCCATGTATATAATTTTTTCCTCTTCAATATTATATACTAAAAACTCGACCAATTGGTTAGGATTAAGATTTGGCTCTGCAATAATCTTTTCACACAATACGCAACTCTTATCCGCATTCAATCTATAGTCTATATTTTTTCCCATTTTTTTTTCTGCGACTTGCTGATAGGTCATTTTTTGGGTATTTACCTCTTCCTTATTCATTTTTTTATTTGCCACACATCCAAATAAAAAGAATAACAAGAATAACTGTAGTGTAATTTTTTTAAGGAACATAGTATTTAGCTATTACATTGGTTATATTACTTATGATTCAATACAATATTAAACTCAATTCTTAAGCTGAATTAAATTTAAAAGCTAATAAATATAATGACATTAAATGACATTAAAAATTGTTTTATTTTGGAGAATACATAGAAGCCCATATCCCAGTCAACAAAAGAGACACATAGAGACTTAATTATCAAGAATATTACCATTACAAAAACAATAAATCCATAAGAGTTATTTAATATTTTTTAAACAGATAAATATTAAGCATAAATACATTGTTTGTAAATAATGAATGTTACGATTTGCAATTATTGAAGTCGCATCCAAAAAATAATCCTTGCTTGATGTACTGATGTTCAATTAACAAATTTTCGCTGCTGAACTGTCGTTTCTATTTCAATTCCATAGAATAAAAAATAAGTAGAACCTTTAAAAACAAAAAAACCGAAATCCCAGAATGAGATTTCGGTTTTTCTTTTTCAAATACGTCTATCAACTTCTTAATTGATCAATTAAATTATCTTCATCATCAAATTTACCATCTGAAAAATTAATAGCCGTTTCAATAATAGCTAAGTGTGAATAGGCTTGCGGGAAATTACCCAGCATACGCTTTGTCTCAAAATCAATATCCTCAGCAAATAAACCTAGATGATTAGAATAGCTTAAAAGAATATCAAATTTATCCTGAGCTTCTTTTTTTCTTCCTATTTTATATAGGCTGTTTATCAACCAAAACGAACAAATAGTAAAGGCAGATTTAGGTGTACCAAAATCATCCTGATTCTTATAACGATACATAAGCCCATCATGTTCTAATTCTTTTTGAATGGTAAGAACTGTCGATACATACTTTTCATCCTTTGCATCAATAAAACCATAGGTTTCCATTAATAAAACGGATGCATCCAGATCATCAGAGCCATAATGCTGTGTAAAGGCTTGCTTTTCCTCACTCCAGGCGTTTTTCATGATATCTTTTTTCACTGCATCACGATATGGCGTCCATTTATTCACATAGTAGTCACTCTTAAGAAGTTTGGATATTTTTACAGCACGATCGAAAGCCACCCAGCACATCACTTTACTAAAAGTGAAATGAAGGCTTTTCCCTCGAATTTCCCATATTCCTCTATCTGGTTCACGCCAGTTTTCTTCTACAACTTTAATAATACTTCGTACAATTGTGCATAATTCTTCGGTGTGTTCCAATGAATTTTCAAACAATTCGAATTGCTGATGAATCAAATCCAAAAGAATGCCATAGATGTCATTTTGTTTTTGCTTATAAGCTGCATTTCCAACCCTTACCGGTTTTGAACCTTCATACCCAGCCAGATGTTCCAATTCGTACTCAGAGAGTTTCTTTTCACCATTAATACCGTACATGATTTGCACTTTTTCCTTTTTCTCAGGAATAATATCCGTGATAAAATCCAAATAACGTCTGGCAACATTGTAATGCCCCAGTTGAGTTAGGATTTTTACAACCATTGAGCCATCTCGTATCCAACAGAATCGGTAATCCCAATTTCGGACTTCTCCTATGGTCTCTGGTAAAGATGTCGTTAAAGCAGCTAAGACAGCTCCTGTTTTTTGATAACTTAATAATTTCAAAACTAAAGCGCTTCGAATAGCTTCTTCTTTATATAAAGGAAGTTCCTTTGTCTTTTCGCTCCAATTTAACCAGTAAGTTTTCGTTCTTTGCAGCTTTAAATAAGTACGATCAAGGTTTTGCTCTAATAACTTTTGATTATAGCTTATCTGACAAAATTCATCTTTCTCTAATTGAATGATTTCTTCGTTTAAAATATCCGTTTTTCTAAAACTAGAATACAGATACAAAGAATCGTAATTACCTGAAGTAGTATATGACTTAATAAATTCTTCTC contains:
- a CDS encoding T9SS type A sorting domain-containing protein translates to MKTKHILLIVGLLTLSGILISNYTQHSEKQFSSNEFTPKEFWQKQYQEKKEKRKVGYSKANKPDMYSKYFKDITTRIGENESGYQMNYKTLELQKARGNSSKLKSVKVGLEFIQRGPANVGGRTRAILIDPDDVNKTTWIAGSATGGIWRTTDGAENWTNLSDDLTNLSVNALAMASSNHDIIYAGTGESFPGSAQNLGNGIWKSLDRGLSWSQLSSTSTDKKFGYVNRLFVNPINAEIVIAATEAGIFKTINGGTDWAQVYESVSGVEDLAAYPTARDTIFAGENRKGILRTVDGGDNWEVFSKGLSTGSRYEVAVSPVNRNFVYTSIDISDEVSEVFFSIDNANNWAKFDDAQNFLGGQGGYDNTLEAHPFIDSVVFVAGVDMWKLAFNKTATEKSSAVKAAYTVDTDFLSFVSFGGSHLNGGLSTEEGSNVLSTDWTSVEIRFGAGLTQKAHRFTIPDQKTSGVPAAEYTYVDYVEVPFQVWDITNNKQLMVSFRDQENDGVFNLYTRDGESDAYGDLGREYIFINAIDYSADVANASIAVAGGHLNKALYMIWPELTAGATWDAANLPTSKVVVEYGAVEVYDGEKTSVADAYGNNGGANRYDQGAGFGDTKIPGLHPDHHNITIIPFEDGNFWVVNGNDGGIGVSENNGVTFTQKPNNYITTQFYGVAKNPDANEYIGGMQDNGTWQSAAAEDASSTSNYFFRLGGDGFECLWHRRDSKKLLGSIYYNAIYRSTNGGDTWGGVQGITEDDGPFVTKLSASKWNPDVVFAVAKEGVYKSTDFGANWTLKAIESFWGGVNSQHNVEVSLADANIVWAGAGMVNDGDFKIHVSQDEGETYTAVNEYADKDMRAYISGISTHPTQASTAYLLFSNSNSPKILRTTDLGQNWEDISGFGTGEVSTNGFPDVVTHCMIVMPSDTKTLWAGTEIGIFESTDDGVSWHALESNFPPVSVYDMQIVGKQVVIATHGRGVWSVDIPDIDRIPEISEYKEVQDKIINLNIDVKVDYDKLEIYLNGVVHQTIDTPEKGEQTFPITVDQAGTYKSYVIGYISDEPFKSNEEEVVVEDKIPTVSLLEVIAEYRLNLGVEIPVLFDKFEIYVNDEIFKTVNSPAVGTAYYEIYAKDAGVYSVYIIGYMFDSPFQSNTKEVEMIITDVETINQEVDQMKIYPNPCRDEFNLQLGNLSQNYSLEILDLSGRTVFVKKDRNAGTNTIQFGSLEAGLYIVRVTLDDKVMSSKIQVIK
- a CDS encoding glycoside hydrolase family 15 protein, encoding MENLNYGVVGNCRSAALISEKGSLDWMCLPQFDSSSAFAKLLDKNKGGSFEILPENLTDVKQEYRKNTNILISRFECIDGVFEVLDFMPRYLTEKNDYYSPPDVIRYFRLVYGKPSFRIKYDPQLDYAKNETKSKVSREEFIKSYTTSGNYDSLYLYSSFRKTDILNEEIIQLEKDEFCQISYNQKLLEQNLDRTYLKLQRTKTYWLNWSEKTKELPLYKEEAIRSALVLKLLSYQKTGAVLAALTTSLPETIGEVRNWDYRFCWIRDGSMVVKILTQLGHYNVARRYLDFITDIIPEKKEKVQIMYGINGEKKLSEYELEHLAGYEGSKPVRVGNAAYKQKQNDIYGILLDLIHQQFELFENSLEHTEELCTIVRSIIKVVEENWREPDRGIWEIRGKSLHFTFSKVMCWVAFDRAVKISKLLKSDYYVNKWTPYRDAVKKDIMKNAWSEEKQAFTQHYGSDDLDASVLLMETYGFIDAKDEKYVSTVLTIQKELEHDGLMYRYKNQDDFGTPKSAFTICSFWLINSLYKIGRKKEAQDKFDILLSYSNHLGLFAEDIDFETKRMLGNFPQAYSHLAIIETAINFSDGKFDDEDNLIDQLRS